The segment AGGAGTCATCTACCGGCCGTCCAACCCGCTGCCGTACTGGTCTCCCGGAATCGATTGCTTTGTGGCCAACTCTCAGGCTTGTGCCAAGGTGCTCAGGCAGACAGGGCTATCCAGCAAACGACTGGAAGTCATTTACAATGGCATTCCCGACTCCAGAATCACCCCTTTGAAGGATCGCCACACCATGCGTTCCGAACTGGGGCTAAAAAAGGGAATCCCTGTGCTCGGGACCGTAGCCGGGGACAAGTCCGTCAAAGGTGTCGAATTCCTTTTGCGAGGATTTGCCGAAGCCATGCACAGCGGCGTGAAAGCCCAGTTGCTGCTTGTGGGTGCACGAGCCGAACGCTGGGCACCGCTGGCCGAGGAATTGGGCATTGCGGACAAAGCGCTGTTCCGGGGCCGGGTCGAGAATGTCGCTGACCACCTGCAAGTCATGGACGCCTTCTTCCTGCCGTCCCTCAAGGAAAGCCTGCCCAACGTCGTCCTGGAGGCCTTTTTCTTCGGCCTGCCCATCGTGGCCTCCAATGTGGGCGGGCTGCCCGAGTTGGTCCACGACAATGGCCTGCTCATTCCTCCCAAGGACTCAGGAGCCATCGCAGCGGCCATGACCAAGGTCTGCCATGATCCGGACCTGAGAAAAGTATGGGGACGTGCCAGCCAGAGCAAATCCGTCGAATTCACCATGACCGCCAAAGTGCAGCGCACCGCTGATGTCTACAACATGCTGCTTGAGCGCCGCGGCATCAGCACCGAGATCTAGGAGCAACCATGGCCCATGTCCTGACCAGCGAGGGAACCTCCGGCATCATCGAGCTGAGAGGCTCAGGCGTGTCCGAGACCTACGCTCCGGACAATGATCTTAATCAGGCTCTGGAGCTACTCTTTGCCCTCTATGAAATCAAGAATACCCAAGGCTCACGCCTGCAGGACAACTACCATCTCGAGGGCTTCAACTGGTTATCGACCCAGGTGGGCAACCTCTACTGGCGCTGGCTGTTCAGGCTGGTGCAATACGGCCCTCTGCTCCAACGTTTCGAGTCCGGCGAATTTTCCCCTCACTTTCGCAACAAGCTCAATCTGGGGCGCATCTGGGAAGTCCTCAATCCCGAGCGAAAAGGACTATTCAAACGTCTCAAGGCCTCGTGGATCTATGACCGCACTCTGGGACACCACAACCAGCAAATCGCCCAGAATCTGTCCGGGAAAATGCTATTCTACCGCTATGGTCCAACGGATTTCCGCACCCGCGAGATGCTCAGCCATTTTGAAGATCGTGACGCGAAATTCAGCTTTGTCTACTCGCCCTCGAAACGGCTATTGCAAGACAGAAACAAGCAACCACACCCCGTCTATTTCCTGCACCGCAAGCGCCCTGTGGAGCGTCTGTTTCACAATGAATATGATCTTTCCCAATTCAGCCCCTGGATGCAAAGCGCCCTGACCAGAGTCATCGCCCGCGCCGAAGAGCAGATGTCCTTCGCGGTCTGGGAATACCGGCGACATGTGCAGGACCTGTCCCCCAACCCGCCCAAGCTGCTGTTCGGCCTGGAAGATCATCAGGAAATCTTCCCGCTGCTCTATGCCTGTCGCACGCTTGGTGTGCCCAGCATCGGCTATCAGTTCAGCATGTACGCCCGCAGGCAGGCCGCCTATACCTTCGAAGGCTGGAAACCCGGCGAATATGACGGATTTGACAACGTCATCACCTGGGGACCGTATTGGGAAAAAGTGATTCGTAAATGGAGCCAAGTCTATCCGCAAGGCTACTACCTGCCCGGAGCCAACAAGCATAGCTACGGATACAAGCGCCTGAAATCAGATAAATTCAATCCCCGCAATATTCTGGTGCCCTATGAATTCTGGGGCAACACCCGACGCATCGGGCAATACATGGTCAAACTCATGGACCGGGGTTACACCGTCTACTTCAAATTCAAGCCCGACGAACGTCCCCAGCGCCAGTTGGATTGCTACGAACTGCCCGAGGACTACCGCAGCCGGGTGATCGAGGTCTTCGACATCACGGATGAACTCATGGCCGAGATCAATATCGTTGCAGGTGGTATGACCACCCTGCTCTACGACCTGCTCCCCTACGGCAAACACACTTGGGTTCTGGATACGGAGTTCACCCTGCTGGATGATCTGGTGGAGGATGGCTGGGCTGAGAAAATCAGTTATGAGGCTCTGGACACCATGCCGACGCCCAAAAAGGCCGATATCCAGAAGGACTGGAATGAAATGTTCAGCCGCACTCCACTGGCGGAGGTACTGGATGAACATGTGCTGAACAAACTCTAGGTCTTCGCCCGTAACAAGATTCAATCGAAACCTTTTTTAAGCGTTGCAGGCAGGCTTCATAGCGGTTTACAATTCACGACAACCGTTTTGAACCTTTAAGCGCTCAAAGAAGGAGACGCTGTCATTCTACCAAAAAGGCCAACCTCCGGGCTTCTTGCTGTCGCGGCACTCACCTGTCTCCTTCTGATCAATACTGCTTGGGCCGGCTCTATGCCGCCACAAGCCAGCCACTTTCTGTCCGGCATCCTGGGTATTACCATCCTGATCGGTTCCTTCGTTTCACTTCTGGCTAGCATCCCCTTTATCAACCGTCGGGTTCCACCCTCTCTGACAAGCACGATACAAATAGCCCTGCCTGCATTTTCCCTGCTTCTATTCATCCCCTATGAAGCCACTATCAGCCCGAACGATAATATCCGTATCGATCTATTGGCCCTGTATCCGGCTCTTGGTGTTTGCGCCTTGTGTCTTGTCATAGCGCTGTACAAACGACTCAGACACAATCCCTGACAGCCGGGATAGCTCCAGAAGCCATCTCGAAGGCAAGAACACACCACAACTGAAAAGATTAGCCATCACCAGGAAATGGCGAGGCCTCTACTTGGTACGGAACAGATGATTACTGAAGGCTGTTCTTCCCACTCCCCCCGCAAGCCTGACAAGGAGCAGGATCATCCTCGTAAGGCAATGGCGAATGAATACTGCCCTTGCCACCGCAATAGGAACAGGCTTGTTCCGCTCTCTGCTTTTCACCCCCATTGCAAGGGCATTCTTCACTGTAATGCCTCAGCCCACACTTCGGACAGGTATGCATATCGTCACTCCGACTGCGCCCGGCGCATTGCCGTGGCGAGTGGGCAATGCACCGGGCACCTTATAAGAAGTTGACCCTAGTTATTTTTTAGCAAATTTCTAAAAAAAGTCAAACCACAGTAAAGAACAAAAGGTTCATTCCCTTATCCAAATCAAGAATAATCAATGAAATGAACAACTCGAGAATAGAAAGAAAGGGAAGGCTAGAAGGCAGGAGTATTACGATGAGGTGGACAGGCCCAAGATATCCCACAGACGCAGGGCTGCCGCAGAAAGACCGAATTTGGAAACGACTGTTTCCCTGGCACGGGCAGACATTTCAAGACGCAGATCCTGATCACTTGCCAGACGATCCACATATTCCAAAAAGTCATCAGGAGTGGCAGCCAGAAAACCATCCACACCGTGGGTCACGATTTCACGGTTGAACCCCACGTCCGAGGCCACCGGCACGACACCGCAGGCCATGTATTGAAGCAGCTTGAAACCGCATTTCCCACGGGTATATTCGTCATCGGTCAAGGGCATCAGGCCGATGTCCATCGCCTGTAACTGGGCCACTTCACGCTCGGAATCCCATCGTTCACTGCTGCCGCTCAGGGCTTTTGGGATGCTGTAGTCCGCATCCGAGATCACAGAGAGTAAAAACTTGTGCCCTACGGGCTCCAGGGCCTGAAAGACTTCAGGCAGGAAGAACAGATTGCACGATGTGCCCATCCAACCGACCACCGGCCTTCCGGAATGCTCAGCCACTCCCGGCACGTATTTCTGCGTATCCAGGGGCGTGGAAATTTGATCCACCCGTTGCGAAACCTCGCGCACCTTGGCAGCGAGAAAAGCGTTACCCGCGATCACCCCATCCACCCCGGCACAAACACGGAGCAAGCGTGCGAGTTCTCCAGCATCGGACTCGCCACCACAGGCCCCTTGATTGGGATGACTGGCCCACAGTGCATCATCAAAGTCAAAAAACAATTTTCCGGCCTTGCTTCGCAACAGGGCCAGCTCAACTCTGGAAACCAGTTTTTTCTGAAGAACAATAATCTCCGTCTTAGGGAGTCGAGCAAAAAAAGCGGCTCTGGCCAGTGCCGTTTTGGGGTAGCGCATCCAGTCAGCATCCACTCCAGCTTCACGGGCCAGCTGCACAAACGGCAGCACGCGAAAGCGCACACTGGGCAGGGTTTCACCGGATTGGGTCAGAAATAACAGACGAGGCACGAGAATAATCCCGGCTATAGGAAATCGGAGTCAACGGCAGCTCGGCCATTGGCGGTCATCATCTTGAAGAAACGAATCCCCCGCTCGTCCACGGGCACAACGGGGAAATTATTCTGACAGGAATCACAGCGAGCCATGGTGGGCTGGGTCGGTGCCATCATGGGCACATCCCGCTCACAAAACGGGCAGGTATAGAAACAAATAATCTCCATCCCTGCGGGTTTGACCGGTGTGATCGGTTTTTTCTTATCGGCCATTAATCCTCCACCAGGGTTTGCCCCGTCATGGCTACGGGTGCATCAATACCCCACAGACTCAACACCGTGGGTGCGATATCACCCAGAATTCCACCGGAGCGCAAGCTCACCTCAGTACGATTCTTGTCCACCAGCACAAAGGGAACCTTATTGGTACTGTGGGCAGTATGCGGTCCGCCATCGTCACTTATCATCTGTTCCGCATTTCCATGATCGGCAGTGATCATCACCCGGAAGCCAGAGGCCAGGGCCAGATTCACCACCTGTCCCACGCATTCGTCCACGTTCTTGGCAGCCTCGAGAACTGCGGGAATGATGCCGGTATGACCAACCATGTCCAGATTGGCAAAATTGCAGGCAATAAATGAATAATGCCCAGAGCCCAAGGCGGCCAGCAGCTTCTGCGTGACTTCCTTGACGCTCATCTCGGGTTTTTCATCGTAGGTCGCCACGTCACGGGGAGACTGGATAAGAACACGTTCCTCGTTCTCGAAAGGCTCCTCGCGTCCACAATTCATGAAGTAGGTCACATGGGCATACTTCTCCGTTTCCGCAATCCGCAATTGCTTGGCACCCAGACCGGAAACGACTTCTCCCAGAGTTTCGGAAATGGTCTGCGGCGGAAAGGCAACGGGCAACGGGAATGAGGCTTCGTAACGGGTCATGGTGCCCAGATGCAGCTTCGGGCATGCCTCACGTTCAAATTCGGCAAACTCTTCGTCAAACAGACTGCGTACGATTTGCCGCGCCCGGTCGGCGCGAAAATTGAAAAAGAAGGCCGCGTCTCCATCACGCAAAAGCCCCACGGGCACCTCGCCATCCATCAGGACACGAGGCTTGACGAATTCGTCGTTCTCCCCGGCCCCATAGGCGGCTTCAATGGCGGAGACCGCATCGGTCACCATCACGCCCTTGCCCAGAGTCAGGGCATCGTAGGCGTCCTTGTTGCGCTCCCAGCGCTTGTCACGATCCATGGCCCAATAGCGCCCCGTTACCGTGGCAATACGCCCAAAACCCAACTCATCCAGCCTGGCTTGAAGTTGGCGCACAAACCCGGCGCCGGAGGTCGGCGCCGTATCCCGGCCATCGAGAAAGACATGGATGAACGTTTCCACCCCAGCAGCCTTGGCGGCTTCCAGCAGAGCAAACAAATGCAGGATATGACTATGAACACCACCGTCGGAGACCAGCCCCATCAGGTGCAGTCGCCCGCCGCCAGCCTTGGCCGTGTCCATCAACTCCTTCAAAACGACGTTTGACGCCAGCTCATTGTTCTCAATGGCAAGATCGATACGCGTCATGTCCTGATAGACGACTCGCCCGGCCCCGATATTCATGTGCCCCACCTCGGAGTTGCCCATGAAACCATCAGGCAACCCCACAGCGCGCCCTGAACAAGTCAGTTCCGTGCGGGGAAAATCCGCGCAAAGTCGATCCAGGTTCGGGGTGGAAGCCATGGTCACGGCGTTCCCTTCCGACTCGGGAGCAATCCCCCAGCCATCAAGAATCAGCAGAAGCGTTGGCGTCAAGGCGGTCATGGTATCCTTCGGGGTAGATGATTCGGTTGGGCCAAGCCCAATCTAGTCGTCGAAATCGTCTTCGTCGTCTTCATCCTCGGGCAAATCCAGCTCCAGCTCCGGAGCCTCGGACCACAGCCCTTCAAGGTTGTAGAAGCCACGGGACTCCCCTTGGAAGATATGTACGAGTACGTCGTTCAGGTCCACAAGCAGCCATGTGCCGGTCTTGTAGCCTTCCATCCCGCTGAAGGGGATCTTGTTTTCGTCGCACATATCAAGAACGAAGTCTGCCAGAGCCTGACCATGACGAAGGTTGTTGGCGGTAGCCAAAACCACACCCTCGGTGATGGAGCAGATGCCCTCGACGTTCAGGGCCTTGATGTCTTTGCCTTGCTTCTCGTGCAGCCAACGGGCCACGATCCGCATCTTGTCCTCGGTATTGGGACCGAGATTCTGCAATTTCTGTTTGTTGTCCAAAATAATCCCTCTCTATTCATCCGCCGCCGGATACTTGGCGACGATCAATTCATCTTTAGTACGTTTGGGCACGTGATGGGTGTCGTCATCCTCGCGCCAATATTTGAAATCTTCCCCAGGCTCCAGATCCTCGACCACCACGGTCTCGGCAGGTCGTCCAAGAGCCAGGACAAGCATAATCTCCAATTCTTCCGGCAGGTTCAGAGCCTTGCCAATGACGTCCTTCTTCAGAGCGCCCAGCATGCAGCCACCAAACCCCTTTTCCACGGCTCCCAGCATGATGGTCTGAGCCACAATACCCAGATCAACCTTGCTCCAGGGGCCGGGTTCGCCCTCATGGCAGATGACCACATAACCAGTGGGTCTCTGCCCTTCTTCCGGCCCTGGCCAATCCTTCAGATATCCTGCCCAGGCCAGCCCCGCGAACACCTCGGCACATTTCCCGGGCTCAGTCACAAGGACATGTCTGAGCGGCTGCTTGTTCATGGCCGAGGCCGTATACCGGGCCGTCTCAAGCAGATCTTCCAGAGTTTCCATGCCAATTGGCACGGACGGGTCGAATCGACGGAAAGTTCGGTTGTTGAAAGCGAGTTCAGTAAAATTCATGAATCCGGCCTCCCCGCCCCACACCGGGCGCGTACTTCCTTAGAGTATTTTATCAGGGCCTGCAATCAACCCGTACGACAACTATTTTGCAGCCAGCCACGTCAGGGTTCCGCGAGGCTCCACCAGAGCTACCGGATAACGCCCTTGAGCGGCCTCAAGATCGCGCTCGATCTTGCTGAGCAAAGCGCGCTTCTTCGCCCCTGATATCATAATTACCACATTACGCGCCATGTTGATCAGCGGCAACGTCATGGAGATACGTCTGAGCTTGGGATACCCCACGGGGTCGATGGCCATCACCAGTTGACGTCTGGCAAGCATGGAGTCACCACCGGGGAACAACGACGCCGTATGGCCATCTTCCCCCATCCCAAGAAACATCAGGTCAAAGGGGCATTCTCCATCTTCATCAAGCTTGTTGAACTTGAAGGTGTTGAACACCTCGACCTCGTAACCTCCGGCGTCCAATCCCGGAGTAAAGCCAGCGGCCTTGATGCGATGCACCTGCAAAGGTGGAATATCGATCTTTGATAACAAAGCTTCGTTGGCCATACGATAATTGCTGTGCTCATGATCAGGCTTCACGCAGCGTTCGTCGGAAAAAAAGATATGCCCCTTATCCCAGGGGATGTCTCCGGCATCGGCCAGCATTTCGTAAGTCTGACGGGGGGTGCTCCCTCCAGACAGGGCCAGAGTGAATGCGCCGCGTTCAGCTACAGCAGCCACAGCAATTTCACGCGCCATATCTGCCGCGTGAGCACTCATGGATTCCATGTCATCAAATTCAATAATATTCATCCGTGTGTAGCTCCTGTTCCTGGTTGGCATACGGCCATCGGCGATGCAGGTTGAATGTACCTTCGCCACAGCGAAAAGCAAGGCCGGAATTGAGCCGGTATCCCCCACAATTCCAGGTAGCAAGAACAACCCTCTGCCACGCCTGGACTTGACGCGTGCCCCCCCTGCGTGCAAGGTATCCGGCTAGCAGCAAAAAAGTCGGATACGACGATTTCCCCGGGGCTGCTGCCCCACTTGCCAACAACACGCCCAAAGGTACACAGGAGAGTGGCATGATTTACGATGTCGAGCACGAGACCCTCCCGCGCGAGGACCTGGAAAAACTCCAGCTGACCCGACTGAAATCGCTTGTCGAGCGGGTTTACCACAACGTCCCCTTCTACAAGAAGAAACTCAACGAAATGGGCATACTCCCCAGCGACGTCAAGAGTCTCGACGACTTAAAGAATCTGCCCTTTACCGAAAAGCAGGACCTGCGCGACAATTATCCCTTTGGCATGTTTGCCGTACCCAAGGAAAACGTGGTCCGCATCCACGCTTCATCCGGCACCACCGGCAAAGCCACAGTGGTGGGATACACCAAGCGAGATATCAAGAACTGGGCCGGACTCATGGCCCGCTCCTTCATGTCTGCCGGTGCCTCCAGCCTGGACACCGTTCATAACGCCTATGGCTACGGCCTGTTCACTGGCGGCCTGGGCGTGCACTACGGCGCCGAGGAACTGGGCGCAACCATCGTTCCCATCTCCGGCGGCGGCACCCGCCGTCAGGTACTGCTGCTTCGCGATTTTGCCCCATCAGTCATCTGCTGCACCCCCTCGTACATGCTGGTGCTCATTGAAGCCGCCGAAGCCGCCGGCATCGATTTCAAATCCCTGCCCCTGCGCGTCGGAATCTTCGGTGCCGAGCCCTGGTCCGAGGAGATGAAACGCGACATCGAAAAACGGGCTGGCATCACCACCATCGACATCTACGGCCTGTCCGAGATCATGGGACCGGGAGTGGGCATCGGCTGCCACGAAGCCCAGGACGGGTTGCACATATTCGAGGATCATTTCCTGCCCGAGATCATCGATCCCGAGACTGGTGAAGTACTGCCTCCGGGTGAAAAGGGTGAGCTGGTCATCACCACCCTGACCAAGGAAGCCCAACCTCTGATCCGTTACCGTACCCGCGACATCACGCGCCTGAACTACGTGCCCTGCAAATGCGGCCGCACCCATGTCCGCATGGAACGAGTCACCGGACGTAGCGACGACATGCTCATCATCCGCGGCGTCAACGTCTTCCCCTCGCAGATCGAATCCATCCTGCTGGAAACCGAAGGAACTGCCCCTCATTACCAGCTGATCATCGAACGCCATGGCAACATGGACACCATGGAAGTCCGCGTGGAAGTGGACGAACGTTTCTTCTCGGACGAGATCAAGGCCATGCAGGCCGTAGAAAAGAAGATCCAGAGAAACATCAAGGAATTCCTGGGTGTGACCACCAAGGTAACCCTGGTGGAACCCATGGGCATCGAGCGTAGCGTGGGCAAAGCGCAGCGAATCATCGACAAGCGTGAGATCAAATAATAGGTTATCCCAACGGGTTGCGCCACGGGCGCGACTCAGGTATCTAATAAGAGAATCCGCGAGAGACAGTTTCATACAGAGAGGAGATCAACGATATGAAGGTCGATCAAATTTCCATCTTTCTGGAGAACCGTGCCGGTCGCTTGGGTGAAGTCACCCGTGTACTGGCCGAATCCGGCGTCAACATCAGAGCCCTGTCCCTGGCCGACACTTCGGACTTCGGCATTCTGCGCCTGATCGTTTCCGACTTTGACAAGGCCAAGGCCGTGCTCAAGGAAAACGGCTTTACCGTAGGCCGCACCACCGTTGTGGCTGTTGAGGTCCCGGACACTCCCGGTGGCCTGCATTCCATCCTTGGGATGCTCTCCGAAAACAGTGTTAACGTGGAATACATGTACGCCTTCGTGCAGCAGAGCGGCAAGAATGCCATCATGATCTTCCGCTTTGACCGCACAGACCAGGCCATCAAGCTTCTGAGTGAAGCCGACTTCACCATCGTTCCCGGGGCCGAACTCTACAAGATGTAGACGTCACCAGACGATACAAGGTACTACTCAAGGCCGAATCCTCAGGATTCGGCCTTTTTTATTGCTCAAACTCCGTCACCCGAAGACCACGAGGGACATATGGACGCCTTGTTCAGCATCGAGAATCTGATTGCCTTCCTGACTCTTTCCAGCCTGGAAATCGTACTGGGTATCGACAACATCGTCTTCATCGTGGTCATCACCAACAGGCTGCCAGAAACTGTACGCGCCAAGGCTCGAAACATGGGACTTGTGGTGGCAATGGTCAGCCGCATCGTACTGCTTTTCGCCATCAGCTGGATCATGCGCCTCTCCGACCCGCTTTTTGCCATATTCAAACACGAATTCTCGGGGCGTGATCTAGTCTTACTGGTGGGTGGGCTGTTCCTGTTGGGCAAGGCAACATTCGAGATTCATGACAAGCTGGAAAGCGACGGGCATATCAAAGGTGAAGGCCGAACCGTGACCGGCATCGGCTCAGCCATTGTCCAGATCCTGTTGCTGGACACCATCTTTTCCATTGATTCCGTCATTACGGCAGTGGGCATGGCCGAGCACATCGGGGTCATGGTGGCAGCCATCGTCACAGCCGTGGGCGTGATGCTACTCTTTGCCGGGCCTGTGGGGCGTTTCGTATCGGCCCACCCCACCATCCAGATGCTGGCATTCTCTTTCCTGCTCCTGGTGGGGATATTCCTGGTAGCCGAGGGGCTGGGCAAGCATATTGACCGAGGCTACATCTACTTCGCGATGGGCTTTTCGCTGTTCGTGGAGGCACTCAATCTGACAGTCAAAAAACGACGGGCGGCAAAGTCCAATTGATTT is part of the Desulfovibrio ferrophilus genome and harbors:
- a CDS encoding glycosyltransferase family 4 protein, which codes for MRIIYMTSSSSLSGGTRQAMYSARGLMDRGHNVTFLVPHNAEITGLDDRIDWRRLPEAPADWRAEAERALPEKGEPCIVHAFHNKANKKLAWWGLNWRKRGCVCLGYRGVIYRPSNPLPYWSPGIDCFVANSQACAKVLRQTGLSSKRLEVIYNGIPDSRITPLKDRHTMRSELGLKKGIPVLGTVAGDKSVKGVEFLLRGFAEAMHSGVKAQLLLVGARAERWAPLAEELGIADKALFRGRVENVADHLQVMDAFFLPSLKESLPNVVLEAFFFGLPIVASNVGGLPELVHDNGLLIPPKDSGAIAAAMTKVCHDPDLRKVWGRASQSKSVEFTMTAKVQRTADVYNMLLERRGISTEI
- a CDS encoding glycosyltransferase family 4 protein: MPRLLFLTQSGETLPSVRFRVLPFVQLAREAGVDADWMRYPKTALARAAFFARLPKTEIIVLQKKLVSRVELALLRSKAGKLFFDFDDALWASHPNQGACGGESDAGELARLLRVCAGVDGVIAGNAFLAAKVREVSQRVDQISTPLDTQKYVPGVAEHSGRPVVGWMGTSCNLFFLPEVFQALEPVGHKFLLSVISDADYSIPKALSGSSERWDSEREVAQLQAMDIGLMPLTDDEYTRGKCGFKLLQYMACGVVPVASDVGFNREIVTHGVDGFLAATPDDFLEYVDRLASDQDLRLEMSARARETVVSKFGLSAAALRLWDILGLSTSS
- the gpmI gene encoding 2,3-bisphosphoglycerate-independent phosphoglycerate mutase, yielding MTALTPTLLLILDGWGIAPESEGNAVTMASTPNLDRLCADFPRTELTCSGRAVGLPDGFMGNSEVGHMNIGAGRVVYQDMTRIDLAIENNELASNVVLKELMDTAKAGGGRLHLMGLVSDGGVHSHILHLFALLEAAKAAGVETFIHVFLDGRDTAPTSGAGFVRQLQARLDELGFGRIATVTGRYWAMDRDKRWERNKDAYDALTLGKGVMVTDAVSAIEAAYGAGENDEFVKPRVLMDGEVPVGLLRDGDAAFFFNFRADRARQIVRSLFDEEFAEFEREACPKLHLGTMTRYEASFPLPVAFPPQTISETLGEVVSGLGAKQLRIAETEKYAHVTYFMNCGREEPFENEERVLIQSPRDVATYDEKPEMSVKEVTQKLLAALGSGHYSFIACNFANLDMVGHTGIIPAVLEAAKNVDECVGQVVNLALASGFRVMITADHGNAEQMISDDGGPHTAHSTNKVPFVLVDKNRTEVSLRSGGILGDIAPTVLSLWGIDAPVAMTGQTLVED
- the rsfS gene encoding ribosome silencing factor, encoding MDNKQKLQNLGPNTEDKMRIVARWLHEKQGKDIKALNVEGICSITEGVVLATANNLRHGQALADFVLDMCDENKIPFSGMEGYKTGTWLLVDLNDVLVHIFQGESRGFYNLEGLWSEAPELELDLPEDEDDEDDFDD
- a CDS encoding nitroreductase family protein; translated protein: MNFTELAFNNRTFRRFDPSVPIGMETLEDLLETARYTASAMNKQPLRHVLVTEPGKCAEVFAGLAWAGYLKDWPGPEEGQRPTGYVVICHEGEPGPWSKVDLGIVAQTIMLGAVEKGFGGCMLGALKKDVIGKALNLPEELEIMLVLALGRPAETVVVEDLEPGEDFKYWREDDDTHHVPKRTKDELIVAKYPAADE
- the pgl gene encoding 6-phosphogluconolactonase, encoding MNIIEFDDMESMSAHAADMAREIAVAAVAERGAFTLALSGGSTPRQTYEMLADAGDIPWDKGHIFFSDERCVKPDHEHSNYRMANEALLSKIDIPPLQVHRIKAAGFTPGLDAGGYEVEVFNTFKFNKLDEDGECPFDLMFLGMGEDGHTASLFPGGDSMLARRQLVMAIDPVGYPKLRRISMTLPLINMARNVVIMISGAKKRALLSKIERDLEAAQGRYPVALVEPRGTLTWLAAK
- a CDS encoding phenylacetate--CoA ligase family protein — its product is MIYDVEHETLPREDLEKLQLTRLKSLVERVYHNVPFYKKKLNEMGILPSDVKSLDDLKNLPFTEKQDLRDNYPFGMFAVPKENVVRIHASSGTTGKATVVGYTKRDIKNWAGLMARSFMSAGASSLDTVHNAYGYGLFTGGLGVHYGAEELGATIVPISGGGTRRQVLLLRDFAPSVICCTPSYMLVLIEAAEAAGIDFKSLPLRVGIFGAEPWSEEMKRDIEKRAGITTIDIYGLSEIMGPGVGIGCHEAQDGLHIFEDHFLPEIIDPETGEVLPPGEKGELVITTLTKEAQPLIRYRTRDITRLNYVPCKCGRTHVRMERVTGRSDDMLIIRGVNVFPSQIESILLETEGTAPHYQLIIERHGNMDTMEVRVEVDERFFSDEIKAMQAVEKKIQRNIKEFLGVTTKVTLVEPMGIERSVGKAQRIIDKREIK
- a CDS encoding ACT domain-containing protein → MKVDQISIFLENRAGRLGEVTRVLAESGVNIRALSLADTSDFGILRLIVSDFDKAKAVLKENGFTVGRTTVVAVEVPDTPGGLHSILGMLSENSVNVEYMYAFVQQSGKNAIMIFRFDRTDQAIKLLSEADFTIVPGAELYKM
- a CDS encoding TerC family protein; this translates as MDALFSIENLIAFLTLSSLEIVLGIDNIVFIVVITNRLPETVRAKARNMGLVVAMVSRIVLLFAISWIMRLSDPLFAIFKHEFSGRDLVLLVGGLFLLGKATFEIHDKLESDGHIKGEGRTVTGIGSAIVQILLLDTIFSIDSVITAVGMAEHIGVMVAAIVTAVGVMLLFAGPVGRFVSAHPTIQMLAFSFLLLVGIFLVAEGLGKHIDRGYIYFAMGFSLFVEALNLTVKKRRAAKSN